One Paenisporosarcina sp. FSL H8-0542 genomic region harbors:
- the groL gene encoding chaperonin GroEL (60 kDa chaperone family; promotes refolding of misfolded polypeptides especially under stressful conditions; forms two stacked rings of heptamers to form a barrel-shaped 14mer; ends can be capped by GroES; misfolded proteins enter the barrel where they are refolded when GroES binds), translating into MAKEIKFSEDARSLMLRGVDKLADAVKVTLGPKGRNVVLEKKFGSPLITNDGVTIAKEIELEDPFENMGAKLVAEVASKTNEIAGDGTTTATVLAQAMIREGLKNVTAGANPVGIRKGIEKAVAAAVTELKEISKEIEGKESIAQVASISAADEEVGQLIAEAMERVGNDGVITIEESKGFTTELDVVEGMQFDRGYASPYMVTDSEKMEAILENPYILITDKKITSIQEILPVLEQVVQQGKPLILIAEDVEGEALATLVVNKLRGTFNAVAVKAPGFGDRRKAMLEDIAVLTGGEVITEELGLDLKSANITQLGRAAKVVVTKENTTIVEGAGQPEKISGRVSQIRSQLEDTTSEFDKEKLQERLAKLSGGVAVIKVGAATETELKERKLRIEDALNSTRAAVEEGIVSGGGTALVNVYNKVVEVTSDATGDVATGVKIVLRALEEPVRQIANNAGLEGSIIVDRLKREEIGIGFNAANGEWVNMMEAGIVDPTKVTRSALQNAASVAAMFLTTEAVVAEIPDKNAGGGMPDMGGMGGMM; encoded by the coding sequence ATGGCAAAAGAAATTAAATTCAGTGAAGACGCACGCAGTTTGATGCTTCGTGGTGTAGATAAATTGGCGGATGCTGTAAAAGTAACGCTTGGACCAAAAGGACGTAACGTCGTTCTTGAGAAAAAATTCGGTTCACCACTTATTACTAACGATGGTGTAACGATTGCAAAAGAGATCGAACTTGAAGATCCATTTGAAAACATGGGCGCTAAGCTTGTAGCTGAGGTAGCTTCTAAAACAAATGAAATCGCGGGTGACGGTACAACTACGGCAACAGTTCTTGCACAAGCGATGATTCGCGAAGGCTTGAAAAACGTAACAGCTGGCGCTAACCCAGTCGGTATCCGTAAAGGTATCGAAAAAGCGGTTGCTGCTGCAGTTACTGAGTTAAAAGAAATCTCTAAAGAAATCGAAGGCAAAGAATCGATTGCTCAAGTAGCATCTATTTCTGCTGCTGACGAAGAAGTTGGTCAATTGATTGCGGAAGCAATGGAACGCGTTGGAAACGATGGCGTTATCACAATTGAAGAATCTAAAGGATTCACAACAGAGCTTGATGTAGTGGAAGGTATGCAGTTTGATCGCGGTTACGCATCTCCATACATGGTTACGGATTCAGAGAAAATGGAAGCTATTTTAGAAAATCCATATATCTTGATCACTGACAAAAAAATTACAAGCATTCAAGAGATTCTTCCAGTATTAGAACAAGTGGTTCAACAAGGTAAACCATTGATCTTGATTGCTGAAGACGTTGAAGGCGAAGCTTTAGCTACATTAGTAGTGAACAAATTACGTGGCACATTCAATGCAGTTGCTGTAAAAGCACCTGGATTCGGCGACCGTCGTAAAGCTATGTTGGAAGACATCGCGGTTCTTACAGGTGGCGAAGTAATCACTGAGGAACTTGGTTTAGACTTGAAGTCTGCTAACATCACTCAATTAGGTCGCGCAGCGAAAGTTGTGGTAACGAAAGAAAACACAACAATCGTTGAAGGTGCTGGCCAACCAGAAAAAATTTCGGGTCGCGTAAGCCAAATCCGTTCACAATTAGAAGATACTACTTCTGAATTCGATAAAGAAAAATTACAAGAACGTTTAGCAAAACTTTCAGGTGGTGTTGCCGTGATTAAAGTCGGTGCAGCAACTGAAACAGAACTAAAAGAGCGTAAACTTCGCATTGAAGATGCACTGAACTCTACACGTGCGGCTGTTGAAGAAGGTATCGTTTCTGGTGGTGGTACTGCACTAGTTAACGTCTACAACAAAGTTGTGGAAGTAACTTCAGATGCAACAGGTGACGTTGCAACTGGTGTGAAAATTGTTCTTCGTGCTCTTGAAGAGCCAGTTCGTCAAATCGCAAACAACGCAGGTCTTGAAGGTTCAATCATTGTGGATCGTTTGAAACGTGAAGAAATCGGTATTGGTTTCAACGCAGCAAACGGCGAATGGGTGAACATGATGGAAGCGGGTATCGTGGATCCAACTAAAGTTACTCGTTCTGCACTTCAAAACGCAGCATCTGTAGCAGCCATGTTCCTAACTACTGAAGCTGTAGTAGCGGAAATCCCAGACAAAAATGCAGGCGGCGGTATGCCTGACATGGGCGGAATGGGCGGCATGATGTAA
- a CDS encoding DUF2975 domain-containing protein — MKRETLFLKVVIFLMGIPILALCIFVLPEFADLYTEFENGLAYLQYPVLICMYATAIPFFFALYQALRLLSYIDKNEAFSELSVKALKNIKYCAITISILYVAVLPAIFLVADSDDAPGLVVIGMVIIFASIVIAVFAAVLQKILINAINIKSENDLTV; from the coding sequence ATGAAACGAGAAACACTCTTTTTAAAGGTAGTTATTTTTCTTATGGGAATTCCGATTCTTGCTTTATGTATATTTGTGTTGCCTGAGTTCGCTGACCTTTACACAGAATTCGAAAATGGGCTGGCTTATTTGCAATATCCTGTTTTAATCTGTATGTATGCAACGGCGATTCCGTTTTTCTTCGCTCTGTATCAGGCTTTAAGACTTTTAAGCTATATTGACAAGAACGAAGCTTTCTCGGAATTATCTGTAAAGGCTTTAAAGAATATAAAATACTGTGCAATCACAATCAGTATCTTATATGTGGCAGTATTGCCAGCCATATTTCTCGTAGCAGATTCAGACGATGCCCCTGGACTCGTAGTAATCGGAATGGTCATTATTTTTGCTTCAATTGTGATTGCAGTCTTTGCTGCTGTTCTTCAAAAGATATTAATAAATGCCATAAATATAAAATCAGAAAATGATTTAACGGTCTGA
- a CDS encoding helix-turn-helix transcriptional regulator — translation MAIIINIDVMLAKRKMSVTELSERVGITMANLSILKNGKAKAIRLSTLEAICKALDCQPGDILEYKSDIDTLG, via the coding sequence ATGGCGATTATAATCAATATTGATGTGATGTTGGCTAAAAGAAAAATGAGCGTAACAGAACTTTCGGAGAGGGTTGGAATCACAATGGCTAACCTTTCTATATTGAAAAATGGAAAGGCAAAAGCAATTCGATTATCAACTTTAGAAGCTATTTGTAAGGCTTTGGACTGTCAGCCTGGGGATATTTTAGAATACAAAAGTGACATAGACACACTAGGATAA
- a CDS encoding permease — protein MNILKRYRFFLILLFGLIILTFINQSVGWNAFQLTGKSILDMLILLPPVLIFVGLLDKWVEKETLIRYMGEKSGIYGILFSLLLGVIAAGPLYVAFPIAALLLKKGAGIRYIVFFLGVWTTAKLPVIIYEFASFGVKFTLIHICFGLLFFYLMGIIFEKFYDHRQLLKYDITKEV, from the coding sequence ATGAATATATTAAAAAGATATCGTTTCTTTTTGATTTTATTATTTGGGCTAATTATCCTTACTTTTATAAACCAATCCGTGGGATGGAATGCATTTCAATTAACAGGAAAAAGCATTTTAGATATGCTGATTCTACTCCCTCCTGTCTTAATATTCGTAGGCTTGCTTGACAAATGGGTGGAGAAAGAAACACTAATTAGATATATGGGAGAAAAATCCGGCATCTATGGCATTTTGTTCTCCCTATTATTAGGAGTAATTGCAGCTGGTCCCCTCTACGTAGCTTTTCCAATTGCGGCACTTTTATTAAAAAAAGGGGCAGGCATACGGTACATTGTATTTTTTTTAGGAGTTTGGACAACCGCAAAATTACCAGTTATTATATATGAATTTGCTTCATTTGGAGTTAAATTTACACTCATTCACATATGTTTTGGTTTATTATTTTTCTATTTAATGGGTATTATTTTCGAGAAATTTTATGACCATCGACAATTGTTAAAGTATGATATAACTAAAGAAGTTTAG
- a CDS encoding helix-turn-helix transcriptional regulator produces the protein MKHTGRHTGAFLLLFLTEGDSYGGRLLQKCEEELPLNPIDSAILYRTLKTLEKEGAVESYLDTSNQDKPMKMYKITTVGKRKLEDFQIDIEEKIKNLSFFLNKYKKWRESNHD, from the coding sequence ATGAAACATACAGGGAGACATACAGGTGCATTTCTTTTGCTGTTTTTAACAGAGGGTGATAGCTATGGCGGGAGACTTCTGCAGAAATGTGAAGAAGAGCTTCCCCTCAATCCAATAGATAGTGCCATCTTATATCGCACATTAAAAACATTAGAGAAAGAAGGTGCTGTTGAGTCTTATTTGGACACATCTAATCAAGATAAGCCGATGAAAATGTACAAAATTACTACAGTTGGAAAAAGAAAATTAGAAGATTTTCAAATAGATATCGAAGAAAAAATTAAGAATTTATCATTTTTCTTAAATAAATACAAAAAATGGAGGGAGTCTAATCATGATTAA
- a CDS encoding DL-endopeptidase inhibitor IseA family protein, which produces MKKGKTMLCLGLTAALTIVPLFQNNVASATEYSKIIQPVHNKKIDFTTNQAVSLAVEWSKTSAYVQRGGDYKNGEYKTFKQNGKTYRYLSSSIDTKKELLALLGKSLEPAAAEQFIKNQGIISYNGKLAQVEADGGSLLNWTKAKAQLIKSESKSKVFRLTVPVGDSKTTQSYIVEYKYTKKIGWRISKEPILDINNVMNDALALDLATKYGKAESYIQKGGAYREGEYKTFSHDGKTYRYLSSDIDTKYELIAYLKQSMTPALAEQFFKERGIIEYKGKLAQLEADGGSMAQWAKSKVEFIKTVKDTKFYRVTVPFGESGDVLMYIVEYQFEDKAGWRVSKAPYCDLDIPGNVNPAFIFFNYLLVDAKVVKEQFLASSTFNVEEFRKGIKKVEFQKMTEVNRSDNQVEFLVKFTAQLAPGYKGPLVNGENLMYFYIQPTGSMQFKIDRIGTVSWQ; this is translated from the coding sequence ATGAAAAAAGGGAAAACAATGTTATGTCTCGGATTAACAGCTGCATTGACCATCGTCCCATTGTTTCAAAATAATGTTGCATCAGCCACTGAATACTCAAAAATCATACAGCCAGTTCACAATAAGAAGATTGATTTCACAACAAACCAAGCAGTAAGTCTTGCAGTGGAATGGAGCAAAACTTCGGCGTATGTACAGCGTGGTGGGGATTATAAAAACGGCGAGTACAAAACATTCAAGCAAAATGGAAAGACGTACCGTTATCTGTCCTCTTCAATTGATACGAAAAAAGAGCTGCTCGCCCTGCTTGGGAAATCACTTGAACCAGCTGCAGCAGAACAATTCATCAAAAACCAAGGGATTATTTCATACAATGGAAAACTTGCGCAAGTCGAGGCTGATGGTGGTTCTTTGCTTAACTGGACAAAAGCCAAAGCTCAACTAATCAAATCCGAAAGCAAGTCAAAAGTATTTCGTTTGACGGTTCCTGTTGGGGATTCAAAGACCACGCAAAGCTATATCGTGGAGTATAAATACACCAAAAAAATCGGATGGCGGATTAGCAAGGAACCTATACTTGATATCAACAATGTCATGAACGATGCACTAGCTTTGGACCTGGCAACGAAATATGGTAAAGCGGAAAGTTATATCCAAAAGGGCGGTGCTTACCGTGAAGGCGAATACAAAACATTCAGCCACGACGGTAAAACTTACCGTTATCTATCCAGCGACATAGACACGAAATATGAACTGATAGCTTACTTGAAACAATCCATGACGCCTGCCCTTGCAGAGCAATTCTTCAAAGAGCGTGGAATCATCGAATACAAAGGCAAACTCGCGCAATTGGAAGCGGACGGAGGTTCGATGGCTCAATGGGCAAAATCAAAAGTCGAATTCATAAAAACCGTGAAAGACACGAAGTTCTATCGCGTAACTGTGCCATTTGGCGAATCAGGTGATGTGCTTATGTACATCGTCGAATACCAGTTCGAAGACAAGGCGGGGTGGAGAGTAAGCAAAGCGCCATACTGTGATCTCGACATTCCTGGCAATGTGAATCCTGCTTTCATCTTCTTCAATTATCTGCTGGTTGATGCCAAAGTAGTAAAAGAACAATTCCTGGCCTCTTCCACATTCAATGTGGAAGAATTCAGAAAAGGCATCAAAAAAGTCGAATTCCAAAAAATGACTGAAGTAAACCGCAGCGACAACCAAGTGGAATTCCTGGTTAAATTCACTGCCCAACTTGCCCCAGGCTATAAAGGCCCACTTGTAAACGGTGAAAACTTGATGTATTTCTATATCCAGCCGACGGGTTCTATGCAATTCAAGATTGACCGCATCGGCACGGTCAGCTGGCAATAA
- a CDS encoding VanW family protein, whose protein sequence is MDTYPFTCKKHQSLLRRKLGNSDPQLQENKITNLKLAASKIDGIIINPGEVFSFWELVGKTTKRKGYIEGMQLSMGEVKTGVGGGICQLANLLYWMVLHTPLEVTERHHHSFDPFPDEGRVLPFGSGASVFYNYIDLRFRNPTNQSFQIRIWVTSNHLKGTISTNKEWRFSYHIQERNHRFLKISGKNFRENEIWRKVVDKRTGNHIDESLLIKNFSEVKYL, encoded by the coding sequence ATGGATACTTATCCATTTACTTGTAAGAAACACCAATCACTCTTAAGAAGAAAATTAGGAAATAGTGATCCACAGCTCCAAGAAAATAAAATCACTAATCTAAAACTGGCAGCTAGTAAAATTGACGGCATCATAATAAATCCTGGAGAAGTTTTTTCTTTTTGGGAATTAGTCGGAAAAACAACTAAGAGAAAAGGATATATTGAGGGGATGCAACTTTCAATGGGTGAAGTTAAAACAGGTGTCGGAGGTGGAATTTGTCAACTAGCAAATCTTCTTTATTGGATGGTTCTTCATACCCCCTTAGAAGTAACAGAACGACACCATCATAGCTTTGACCCCTTTCCTGACGAGGGAAGAGTTCTTCCTTTTGGAAGTGGTGCAAGTGTGTTTTACAATTACATAGATTTAAGATTTAGAAATCCAACTAATCAATCTTTCCAAATTAGAATTTGGGTAACAAGTAATCATTTAAAAGGGACAATTTCTACTAATAAAGAATGGAGATTTTCTTATCATATTCAGGAGAGAAACCATAGATTTCTAAAAATTAGCGGCAAAAATTTTCGGGAAAATGAAATTTGGAGAAAAGTTGTTGATAAGAGAACAGGGAATCATATAGATGAATCCCTACTTATTAAAAACTTTTCAGAGGTGAAATATCTTTAA
- the gndA gene encoding NADP-dependent phosphogluconate dehydrogenase codes for MMKQQIGVIGLGVMGLNLALNMESKGFSVSVYDYWTDRTEELSNKEAKDKNIHGTYSIEDFVASLEAPRKILLMVKAGDTTDTVIESLIPHLQQGDIIMDGGNSFFEDTNRRTANLKEVGLHFIGAGVSGGEEGARNGPSIMPGGSKEAYEQVEPILNAISAKVDGTPCSTYMGPDGAGHYVKMVHNGIEYGDMQLISEAYFIMKHALGLSTQELHEIFAEWNKGELDSYLIEITADIFTKIDEESGNPLVDQILDVAGQKGTGKWTSQNALDLGVSLPIVTESVFARFISSVKEERVAASKILKGPESKKYAGDSKELIEAIRKALYMSKICSYAQGFAQMRAASEEYGWNIPYGDVAMIFRGGCIIRAQFLQKIKEAFDKNSDLPNLLVDPYFQEIVGEYQSSLREVLGLTIQQGIPTPAFSSALAYYDSYRTETLPANLIQAQRDYFGAHTYQRTDKDGVFHTEWSAK; via the coding sequence ATGATGAAACAACAAATCGGTGTTATTGGTTTAGGCGTGATGGGATTGAATCTTGCGCTCAATATGGAAAGTAAAGGCTTTTCGGTATCTGTCTATGATTACTGGACAGATAGAACAGAAGAATTATCCAACAAAGAAGCGAAAGATAAAAATATTCACGGTACTTACAGCATAGAAGATTTCGTCGCTTCTTTAGAAGCACCACGCAAAATATTATTGATGGTTAAAGCTGGAGATACAACGGATACGGTCATTGAGTCTCTTATCCCTCACCTTCAACAAGGCGATATTATTATGGACGGCGGAAATTCATTCTTTGAAGATACGAATAGACGTACAGCTAACTTAAAAGAAGTAGGTCTACATTTCATTGGTGCCGGAGTTTCGGGTGGAGAAGAAGGAGCTCGTAACGGCCCTTCTATTATGCCAGGCGGATCGAAAGAAGCTTATGAACAGGTTGAACCAATTCTTAATGCCATTTCTGCTAAAGTAGATGGTACTCCTTGCAGTACCTACATGGGACCTGATGGGGCAGGACATTATGTGAAGATGGTTCATAACGGAATTGAGTATGGAGATATGCAACTGATCTCTGAAGCTTATTTCATCATGAAACATGCTCTTGGTCTTTCAACTCAGGAATTGCATGAAATATTTGCCGAGTGGAACAAAGGCGAGCTTGATAGCTATCTTATCGAAATCACTGCGGACATTTTCACTAAGATCGATGAAGAAAGCGGAAATCCACTCGTTGATCAGATTTTAGATGTTGCCGGCCAAAAAGGGACAGGAAAATGGACAAGTCAAAATGCTCTGGATTTGGGTGTTTCTCTCCCAATCGTTACAGAGTCCGTATTTGCACGATTTATTTCTTCTGTTAAGGAAGAGCGCGTTGCAGCAAGCAAAATTCTTAAAGGCCCTGAGTCGAAAAAGTATGCAGGGGATTCAAAAGAATTGATTGAAGCGATTCGTAAAGCTTTGTATATGAGCAAAATTTGTTCATATGCACAAGGATTTGCCCAAATGCGTGCAGCATCCGAGGAGTATGGTTGGAACATTCCTTATGGGGATGTAGCTATGATTTTCCGCGGAGGTTGTATCATTCGTGCACAGTTCTTACAAAAGATTAAAGAAGCTTTTGACAAGAACAGCGACTTGCCTAACCTATTAGTTGATCCGTACTTCCAAGAAATCGTAGGAGAATATCAGAGTTCCCTTCGCGAAGTACTAGGCTTAACAATTCAACAAGGCATTCCAACGCCTGCTTTCTCAAGTGCATTAGCTTACTATGATAGCTATCGTACTGAGACATTGCCAGCCAATCTTATCCAAGCACAGCGCGATTACTTTGGTGCACATACCTACCAACGTACAGACAAAGATGGCGTATTCCATACTGAATGGTCAGCTAAATAA
- a CDS encoding glucose-6-phosphate isomerase, with translation MTVSFDFTNVLSFMKNSELENLSEFVKQSHNQIHQQTGPGSDYLGWVNWPLTYNKEEFARVKHAAKRIQQQSDALIVIGIGGSYLGSKAAIEALAHTFHNQVKENTQIYFAGHNISSTYIEHLLQVLEGKDISINIISKSGTTTEPALAFRIFRTFMEKKYGKEEAKNRIYVTTDESKGALRKLAVEEGYETFVIPDNIGGRYSVLTPVGLLPIAVAGLNIDQVMDGAKAAYHKYNDPVLATNESYQYAAVRNIFYNKGKSIELFVSYEPRLHFVAEWWKQLFGESEGKDEKGLFPASVNFSTDLHSMGQYVQEGRRLFIETVLQVKNSSIERIIQEDVDNMDGLNFLTGKTMDEVNKKAALGTTLAHIDGGVPNLLIELDELNEFTFGEMVYFFEKACAISGTLLGVNPFDQPGVEAYKNNMFALLGKDGFEKEKEELENRLSILG, from the coding sequence ATGACAGTTTCATTTGATTTCACCAATGTTTTATCGTTCATGAAAAACAGTGAACTTGAAAATCTAAGTGAATTTGTAAAACAATCGCATAATCAAATTCACCAACAAACAGGACCAGGTTCTGACTACTTAGGGTGGGTTAACTGGCCACTTACCTACAATAAAGAGGAATTTGCCAGAGTGAAGCATGCTGCTAAACGAATTCAACAACAGTCAGACGCGCTCATAGTTATTGGTATTGGTGGTTCTTATCTAGGGTCTAAGGCAGCCATAGAGGCTTTAGCACATACGTTTCATAATCAAGTCAAAGAGAATACACAAATATATTTTGCTGGACATAATATTAGCTCGACCTACATCGAACATTTACTACAAGTGTTAGAGGGAAAAGACATTTCTATTAATATTATTTCCAAATCAGGGACAACTACAGAGCCTGCGTTAGCATTCCGTATTTTCCGCACGTTTATGGAGAAGAAGTATGGGAAAGAAGAGGCAAAGAATCGAATTTATGTGACTACCGATGAGAGCAAGGGTGCTCTTCGGAAGCTTGCGGTCGAAGAAGGTTACGAAACATTTGTTATTCCGGACAACATAGGGGGACGTTACTCAGTTCTGACTCCTGTTGGTTTACTGCCAATCGCAGTAGCTGGTCTTAATATTGACCAAGTGATGGATGGAGCAAAAGCTGCATACCACAAATATAATGATCCCGTTCTTGCTACAAATGAAAGTTACCAATATGCCGCAGTAAGAAATATTTTCTATAATAAAGGAAAATCAATAGAATTGTTTGTAAGCTATGAGCCTCGTCTGCACTTTGTAGCGGAATGGTGGAAACAGCTTTTCGGAGAAAGTGAAGGGAAAGATGAAAAAGGTCTCTTCCCAGCTTCAGTTAACTTCTCAACGGATTTACATTCGATGGGCCAGTATGTTCAAGAAGGGCGTCGTCTTTTCATAGAAACAGTTCTACAGGTTAAAAATTCTTCAATCGAACGTATCATTCAAGAGGACGTCGACAATATGGACGGTCTGAATTTCTTAACTGGAAAAACAATGGATGAAGTGAACAAAAAGGCAGCACTCGGAACTACCCTCGCTCACATCGATGGAGGTGTTCCAAATTTGTTAATAGAGCTAGACGAACTCAATGAATTCACCTTTGGGGAAATGGTCTATTTCTTCGAAAAAGCTTGTGCAATAAGTGGAACTTTACTCGGTGTAAATCCATTTGACCAGCCAGGAGTTGAAGCTTACAAAAATAATATGTTTGCGTTACTTGGCAAAGATGGTTTCGAAAAAGAAAAAGAAGAACTAGAGAACCGCCTATCCATATTAGGTTAA
- the zwf gene encoding glucose-6-phosphate dehydrogenase: MQDITFVLFGATGDLAQRKLFPALYNLHLDGKLPDTISIVALGRNYFSNEEFQSKVKKALQAYSRRAVQPSGLQDFLTKFRYCSFDATDKDSYQHLHELIENRENELGIPQNRLFYLSVAPSLVDVITSNLNSSGICQNKGWKRLIVEKPFGSDLETARQLNNNLSKTFSEDEIYRIDHYLGKPMVQNLETLVLANPALKSLLDRKQISNVQITASETVGVETRADYYDRAGAIRDMVQNHLLQLVMMTAIYLPEKITAEEIRVKKMEIIESLRPILKENAYQDVVRGQYEFGEIQGTPVYGYKEEPGVDGSSKNDTYFAARLYIDNPSWSGIPFYIRTGKRMNEKSTRIVIEFKNKMKDSDVLQGITPNLLILEISPNESISLRVNMKDPSSNRFEPAWINFSTNSESQPEAYELLLFDAMLGNATFFSHWKEVELSWKWIQPLLEAFQEDLLPLYSYPAGSTGPDEANQLLLSDEIKWW, encoded by the coding sequence ATGCAAGACATTACCTTTGTTTTATTTGGAGCAACAGGAGACTTAGCACAACGAAAATTATTTCCTGCTTTATATAATTTACACCTTGATGGTAAATTACCCGATACCATTTCTATAGTTGCTTTAGGCAGAAACTATTTTTCAAACGAAGAGTTTCAGTCCAAAGTGAAAAAAGCGCTTCAAGCATATTCTAGAAGAGCTGTACAACCATCTGGTTTGCAAGATTTTTTAACCAAATTTCGGTACTGTTCATTTGATGCGACAGACAAAGATTCCTATCAACATTTGCACGAGCTCATCGAAAACAGAGAAAATGAGTTAGGTATTCCACAAAACCGACTATTCTATTTGTCTGTTGCCCCAAGTCTGGTTGATGTTATTACGTCAAATCTTAATTCAAGTGGAATATGCCAAAACAAAGGATGGAAGCGTCTCATAGTGGAAAAACCATTTGGAAGTGATCTAGAGACGGCCAGACAATTAAATAATAACTTGAGCAAGACTTTCAGTGAAGATGAAATCTACAGAATTGATCACTATTTAGGAAAACCAATGGTCCAAAATCTTGAAACCTTAGTTTTGGCCAACCCAGCACTGAAATCATTACTAGATCGTAAACAAATTTCGAATGTCCAAATTACAGCAAGTGAAACTGTTGGGGTTGAAACTCGGGCTGATTATTACGATCGGGCAGGAGCCATTCGTGATATGGTTCAGAACCATCTTCTTCAGTTAGTTATGATGACAGCCATTTACCTTCCAGAGAAAATAACGGCAGAAGAAATTCGAGTGAAAAAGATGGAAATTATTGAATCTCTTCGACCAATCCTAAAAGAAAATGCATACCAGGATGTTGTCCGCGGTCAGTACGAATTTGGAGAGATTCAAGGTACTCCAGTTTATGGCTATAAAGAAGAGCCTGGTGTTGATGGTTCCTCAAAGAATGATACTTATTTCGCGGCTCGCTTATATATTGATAATCCATCTTGGAGTGGAATACCTTTTTATATACGCACGGGGAAAAGAATGAATGAGAAGTCTACACGGATTGTCATTGAGTTTAAGAACAAGATGAAAGATTCAGATGTGCTACAAGGAATCACTCCGAATTTATTAATCCTCGAGATTAGTCCAAACGAAAGTATTTCTTTACGGGTGAACATGAAAGATCCTTCTAGTAATCGTTTTGAACCTGCATGGATTAACTTCTCGACTAATTCGGAAAGTCAGCCGGAAGCATATGAACTTCTTCTATTTGATGCAATGCTCGGTAATGCAACCTTCTTCTCCCATTGGAAAGAAGTTGAATTATCATGGAAGTGGATCCAACCGTTATTGGAAGCATTTCAGGAGGATCTGTTGCCTTTATATTCTTATCCTGCAGGCTCAACAGGTCCAGATGAGGCAAACCAACTATTGCTGTCCGATGAAATTAAGTGGTGGTAG
- a CDS encoding cyclase family protein: MKMHDVTGAIYEGMTVYKNKPEKQPKLNTITNGYVTETRLDFDVHTGTHIDAPLHMVTNGDTFETIPLDNLVGQCKVFDLTEVENGVSKADLEGFDIQKGDFVLLKTKNSFEETFNFDFIFLAQDGAEYLSEVGIRGIGIDALGIERSQEGHPTHKTLFANNIIIIEGLRLKEIEQGQYFMVAAPLKLMGTDASPARVLLFEGLS; the protein is encoded by the coding sequence ATGAAAATGCATGATGTAACAGGTGCAATTTATGAAGGAATGACCGTGTACAAGAACAAACCGGAAAAACAACCAAAATTAAATACAATAACTAATGGATATGTGACTGAAACACGGCTTGATTTCGACGTACATACAGGAACACATATCGATGCCCCACTACACATGGTCACTAATGGTGATACGTTTGAAACGATTCCATTAGACAATCTTGTAGGACAGTGTAAAGTATTCGATTTAACTGAAGTGGAAAATGGAGTTTCAAAAGCGGACTTAGAAGGGTTTGACATTCAAAAGGGCGATTTTGTTTTATTAAAAACGAAAAATTCATTTGAGGAAACATTTAATTTTGATTTTATTTTCCTCGCACAAGATGGTGCAGAATATCTTTCTGAGGTAGGTATTCGAGGGATTGGAATTGATGCACTTGGAATCGAAAGAAGCCAAGAAGGGCATCCAACGCATAAAACGTTATTTGCAAATAACATCATTATAATAGAAGGACTTCGCTTAAAGGAAATTGAGCAAGGGCAATATTTTATGGTGGCAGCACCATTAAAATTAATGGGTACAGACGCTTCACCTGCAAGAGTGTTGCTATTTGAAGGGCTAAGCTAA